A genomic window from Cucumis melo cultivar AY chromosome 8, USDA_Cmelo_AY_1.0, whole genome shotgun sequence includes:
- the LOC103485095 gene encoding thioredoxin H-type: MAAAAEAITEGRVIHCTTIDSWEHQIQKGNASQQLIVVDFTASWCGPCRFIAPFLDELAKKFPNVTFLKVDVDELESVAKDWGVEAMPTFMFLKEGRIVDKVVGAKKEELQQTVLKHLATASA, from the exons ATGGCAGCAGCTGCAGAAGCAATAACAGAGGGACGAGTCATCCATTGTACCACTATTGATTCATGGGAGCACCAAATTCAGAAGGGCAATGCCTCTCAACAATTG ATAGTTGTGGATTTCACTGCATCATGGTGCGGTCCATGTCGGTTCATTGCACCTTTCCTAGACGAGCTTGCTAAAAAATTTCCCAATGTCACATTTCTGAAGGTTGATGTAGATGAACTGGAG TCGGTGGCTAAAGATTGGGGGGTGGAGGCAATGCCTACTTTTATGTTCCTGAAAGAGGGAAGAATTGTGGACAAAGTAGTTGGAGCTAAGAAGGAAGAACTGCAACAGACTGTATTGAAGCACTTGGCTACTGCTTCTGCCTGA